A single window of Leishmania panamensis strain MHOM/PA/94/PSC-1 chromosome 35 sequence DNA harbors:
- a CDS encoding hypothetical protein (TriTrypDB/GeneDB-style sysID: LpmP.35.5090), with product MFSRTLCRSAPVIEDVVAAFKVLGLTYNPRAPTPSRPRVEDVRRQYREMARLHHPDLSSGDDNRMKVINTAYELIQSSGILQGTYDAPAGATDDAAGQQGGETRAATRFARKAGTRRRRMPDDFASGDDSSWAMKTSLDWQAMMNSTETITVEELKNPANHPFSHSRFFTFDDDLTIYRMIRGGATVRQVARTLGKPATFVERRLQNAQFKLRVQYVLRQDKRKAAAASSNAAVSSHSMRQTTSTPIAEPATRRALRHSPYDETHGGNAAHIFSTASMRKREWEPSYPEWRAPRYRVQMTLEEQGRLDGLLRETPRASNVTGKAVASADSARRSAASKMGRSYENYKRLRSNL from the coding sequence ATGTTCTCCCGCACGCTCTGCCGCAGTGCACCTGTCATCGAGGACGTTGTGGCGGCGTTCAAGGTGCTGGGCCTCACGTACAATCCACGCGCACCGACACCTAGTCGACCCAGAGTGGAGGATGTACGCCGGCAGTACCGTGAGATGGCACGGCTGCACCACCCCGATTTGAGCAGCGGTGATGATAATCGTATGAAGGTGATCAACACGGCCTATGAGCTAATTCAGTCGAGCGGCATTCTGCAAGGCACCTACGACGCCCCGGCGGGTGCAACGGACGATGCAGCGGGACAGCAAGGTGGTGAAACCCGAGCTGCGACTCGGTTTGCCCGCAAGGCTGGTACGCGTCGGCGCCGCATGCCAGACGACTTTGCCAGCGGTGATGACTCTTCCTGGGCGATGAAGACGTCGCTGGACTGGCAGGCGATGATGAATAGCACTGAAACGATCACCGTGGAAGAGTTAAAGAACCCTGCGAATCACCCGTTCAGTCACAGCAGATTCTTCACCTTCGACGATGATCTCACTATCTACCGCATGATCCGTGGCGGTGCCACAGTGCGACAGGTCGCTAGGACGCTGGGCAAACCGGCGACGTTTGTTGAGCGACGGCTTCAGAATGCGCAGTTTAAGTTACGAGTACAGTACGTGCTGCGACAGGACAAgcgcaaggcggcggcggcctcgtcgAATGCTGCGGTCTCTTCGCACTCCATGAGGCAAACCACATCGACACCGATAGCCGAGCCGGCTACACGCCGTGCGCTTCGCCACTCTCCATACGACGAAACGCATGGCGGCAACGCTGCACACATCTTCAGTACTGCCTCCATGCGAAAACGGGAGTGGGAGCCATCGTATCCGGAGTGGCGGGCGCCGCGCTACCGTGTTCAAATGACCCTGGAGGAGCAAGGAAGGCTCGACGGCCTTCTCCGCGAGACGCCTCGTGCCTCTAATGTTACCGGTAAAGCAGTAGCATCAGCAGACAGTGCacggcgcagtgctgcatcCAAGATGGGGCGCTCCTACGAGAACTACAAGCGCTTGCGATCCAACCTGTGA